A part of Aegilops tauschii subsp. strangulata cultivar AL8/78 chromosome 2, Aet v6.0, whole genome shotgun sequence genomic DNA contains:
- the LOC109754196 gene encoding ribonuclease 1 translates to MKLVVVLSALLLLSLVAVSSAEEFDFFYLVQQWPGSFCDTKKGCCFPDTGKPATDFGIHGLWPNYAKCKTRGELDGALEMVTKRKKKCWPENCNSERLKLWEIKDLVTELDANWPTLACKGGKSIEFWTHEWEKHGTCSNLDQHGYFATALGFKARHNLTGILADAGIVPSDSETYFLSSIRDAIKQGTGFTANLECNRGVAGETQLFQVYQCIDRAGENLIDCPLPMQGNCKDRVQLPAF, encoded by the exons ATGAAGCTTGTCGTTGTGCTCTCGGCCCTGCTCCTGCTTTCTCTCGTCGCCGTCTCATCCGCCGAGGAATTCGATTTCTTCTACCTTGTTCAGCAA TGGCCAGGGTCCTTCTGTGACACGAAGAAGGGGTGCTGCTTCCCGGACACCGGCAAGCCGGCGACGGACTTCGGCATCCACGGGCTATGGCCCAACTACGCCAAGTGCAAGACCCGCGGCGAGCTCGACGGCGCCCTGGAGATGGTGACCAAGCGCAAGAAGAAGTGCTGGCCGGAGAACTGCAACAGCGAGCGCCTCAAGCTCTGGGAGATCAAGGACCTGGTGACGGAGCTGGACGCCAACTGGCCGACGCTAGCGTGCAAGGGCGGCAAGAGCATCGAGTTCTGGACCCACGAGTGGGAGAAGCACGGCACCTGCTCCAACCTGGACCAGCACGGCTACTTCGCGACGGCGCTCGGCTTCAAGGCCCGCCACAACCTCACCGGCATCCTCGCCGACGCCGGGATCGTGCCGTCGGACAGTGAGACCTACTTCCTCAGCAGCATCAGGGACGCCATCAAGCAGGGGACCGGGTTCACGGCGAACCTGGAGTGCAACCGCGGCGTCGCCGGCGAGACGCAGCTGTTCCAGGTGTACCAGTGCATCGACCGCGCCGGGGAGAACCTCATCGACTGCCCGCTGCCGATGCAGGGCAACTGCAAAGACAGGGTCCAGCTGCCGGCCTTCTGA